The DNA window AAGTTTTGTTAATTATGGATTTCCTTCCGTAAGGCTGACTGAATATTATGAGAACTATGACCATCAGCATCAGGATGTAAGAATGGAAAATGGAAAACAATATGGTGACCTTCCTGAATTTATTGATTATAACTACCTGAAAAAGAATGTAGCTGCAAATATTGCGGTGTTGGCCAGTCTTGCTAAATCTACGGCAAAGCCCGAGAATGTGGAAATAGAGGTTAAAGCGCTTACAAATTCTACCACATTGCATTGGAAAAAGCCAAAATCTGGGCTCCCAATTGGATATTATGTGCTTGTAAGAGAAACGGATAGTCCGGCGTGGCAGAAAAAAATATTTACCAAGGATCTTTCTATTAAAGTTCCATTGTCAAAGGATAATTATATTTTTGCAGTACAGGCAGTTAACCAAACTGGAAATTTAAGTATCCCTGTTATTCCAGTTATTGCCAGATGATCAGAGTTGTGATTGTTTAAATTAAAACCCTGATTTGAGCGACTTAATTTGAATACAATGTTAAATAAACTTATTTTTGCAAATTATAATAATTCTTATGTCTATATCGTTACTATTAAAATACTTTCCCGATCTTACAGAAAATCAGATACAACAGTTCACTCAGTTAGAAAATCTCTATACAGAATGGAATGAAAAGATTAATGTAATTTCCAGAAAAGATATGGAATCTTTGTACGAAAAGCATATTCTACACTCATTGGGAATTGCTAAAGTAATGGAATTTACACCAGGAACCAGAGTTTTAGATATTGGAACAGGTGGTGGTTTTCCAGGAATTCCTTTAGCTATTTTATTTCCGGAATCACAATTTACTTTAATTGATTCTATAGGAAAAAAGATAAGTGTTGTGAATGCTGTTGCAGAAGGGGTGGGATTGAAAAACGTAACTGCCATTCATGGAAGAGCTGAGAAGCTTAAAGAAAAATTCCATTTTGTGGTGAGTAGAGCAGTAACACAAATGCCGGAATTTTTAAAATGGTTAAAAGGGAAATTTGAAAAAGAGCAGTTTAATGCCAAACATAATGGAGTTTTATACTTAAAAGGTGGAGATCTGGCTGAAGAGCTGGGTGGCATTAAATCTGAAATCTTTAATCTTAAAAATTATTTCGAAGGAGAGTTTTTTGATACTAAAAAAGTGGTTTATGTATCAAAAGGTAATTTTAAT is part of the Chryseobacterium paludis genome and encodes:
- the rsmG gene encoding 16S rRNA (guanine(527)-N(7))-methyltransferase RsmG, which codes for MSISLLLKYFPDLTENQIQQFTQLENLYTEWNEKINVISRKDMESLYEKHILHSLGIAKVMEFTPGTRVLDIGTGGGFPGIPLAILFPESQFTLIDSIGKKISVVNAVAEGVGLKNVTAIHGRAEKLKEKFHFVVSRAVTQMPEFLKWLKGKFEKEQFNAKHNGVLYLKGGDLAEELGGIKSEIFNLKNYFEGEFFDTKKVVYVSKGNFNS